In Dehalogenimonas etheniformans, one genomic interval encodes:
- a CDS encoding lysophospholipid acyltransferase family protein has product MKFAWYYRLVRLSARIVFILTRVKIIGKENVPTSGPMLVCSNHIHLADPPLLGLNLPRYPVYFLAKKELFNNKFVGFIFRGSGTIPVNRTGVSGEGIKLSQSAFKRGGAIIIFPEGKRNPAATLCQALPGAAYLAATFGVPVVPTAILGTENIKGKWWFLKPRTVTIKFGKPFNLDAGSDKNDRDALAAQGERIMKAIAELLPQANRGVYGEEA; this is encoded by the coding sequence ATGAAATTCGCCTGGTATTACCGGTTGGTGCGCCTGTCTGCGAGAATCGTATTCATACTCACCCGGGTCAAAATCATCGGCAAGGAAAACGTGCCAACTTCCGGCCCAATGCTGGTTTGCAGCAACCACATTCACCTGGCCGATCCGCCGCTTTTAGGTCTCAATCTGCCTAGATATCCTGTTTATTTCCTCGCCAAGAAGGAACTCTTTAACAATAAATTCGTCGGATTTATTTTCAGGGGATCCGGCACCATACCGGTTAACCGCACCGGCGTCTCCGGCGAAGGCATCAAATTATCCCAGTCCGCTTTTAAACGGGGCGGTGCGATCATCATCTTCCCGGAAGGCAAGCGCAACCCGGCGGCGACATTGTGCCAAGCTCTGCCCGGGGCGGCTTACCTGGCAGCCACCTTCGGAGTGCCGGTGGTCCCAACAGCCATCCTCGGCACCGAGAACATCAAAGGTAAATGGTGGTTTTTGAAGCCGCGGACGGTCACCATCAAGTTCGGTAAACCATTCAACCTGGATGCAGGCTCGGATAAGAACGATAGGGACGCACTCGCCGCCCAAGGCGAGCGGATAATGAAAGCGATCGCCGAACTGCTGCCGCAGGCAAATCGCGGCGTGTACGGGGAAGAAGCGTGA
- the ispH gene encoding 4-hydroxy-3-methylbut-2-enyl diphosphate reductase → MKIERAADLGFCFGVRRALGILEDAARQKGGVETLGALVHNRQVMARLNGLGVRTVNDVSEITGKTVVVSSHGVGPRVLQDIRERGIEIVDTTCPFVQRAQTAARRLSEAGFFTVIYGDVNHPEVRGILGWAEGHGIATLSAGDLDSIELPRHIGLLSQTTQVPARFIDFAKRVTETAMVKDAELRLVDTVCHDIRKRQAAALELAGRADLMLVIGGHHSANTRHLVDLCAAKTETHLVETEAEIDPSWLKGKNLVGVTAGASTAPETIDSVVRRLEDLAG, encoded by the coding sequence GTGAAAATCGAACGGGCGGCGGACCTCGGTTTCTGCTTCGGGGTCAGGCGTGCCCTCGGCATTCTTGAAGATGCGGCACGCCAAAAAGGCGGAGTCGAAACCCTCGGCGCCTTGGTGCATAACCGCCAGGTCATGGCAAGGTTGAACGGACTCGGTGTCAGGACAGTGAACGACGTTTCCGAAATTACCGGAAAAACCGTCGTCGTTAGTTCACATGGCGTGGGTCCCAGAGTGCTGCAGGACATCAGGGAGCGCGGCATCGAGATCGTCGACACCACCTGCCCGTTCGTGCAACGCGCGCAAACGGCGGCACGCCGCCTGTCCGAGGCGGGCTTTTTCACCGTCATCTACGGCGACGTCAATCACCCTGAAGTGAGGGGCATACTTGGCTGGGCTGAAGGCCACGGCATCGCCACCTTATCGGCCGGAGACCTCGACAGTATCGAACTGCCGCGTCACATCGGACTACTGTCGCAGACGACCCAGGTTCCCGCCCGATTCATCGATTTTGCCAAGCGGGTCACTGAAACTGCAATGGTCAAGGACGCCGAGCTCCGCTTGGTGGATACCGTGTGTCACGACATCCGCAAACGTCAGGCGGCAGCCCTGGAACTTGCCGGCCGCGCCGATCTGATGCTGGTCATTGGCGGGCACCACAGCGCCAACACGCGACACCTTGTGGACCTATGCGCCGCCAAAACGGAGACTCACCTGGTGGAAACCGAAGCCGAAATCGACCCGTCGTGGCTTAAAGGTAAAAACCTGGTCGGGGTCACGGCTGGGGCTTCCACCGCGCCCGAGACCATCGATTCAGTGGTGCGCCGCCTCGAAGATCTAGCAGGGTAG
- the trpS gene encoding tryptophan--tRNA ligase — translation MKKRVFSGIRPTGRIHLGNYLGAVQNYVAMQDEFECIYCVVDIHALTTLEDTHLLKENVREMITDLLAAGLDPNKCALFVQSHVPEVTELFTLLGMVTPLSWLLRVPTFKEKVKQQPQNVNYGLVGYPVLMTADIVLYKAEVVPVGEDQLPHLELAREIVRRFNDQFGDTFPEPKARMTTFPMVVGLDGREKMSKSLNNHIELAATPEETMKKVMSAVTDPARMRRTDVGHPEVCNIYKLQQNFNPQAIDEIASGCRSASRGCVECKKQLGASINEFLAPIRTRRIEIAKDQAYIDRVMKEGAEKARSIAMVTITEVKQRMGLL, via the coding sequence ATGAAAAAGCGCGTTTTTTCCGGCATCAGGCCTACAGGCCGCATCCACCTGGGCAACTACCTGGGTGCGGTGCAGAACTACGTGGCGATGCAGGATGAGTTCGAATGCATCTATTGCGTTGTCGATATTCACGCCCTGACGACGCTTGAAGACACCCATCTGCTTAAGGAAAACGTCCGCGAAATGATCACCGACCTGCTGGCGGCGGGACTCGATCCAAACAAATGCGCCCTGTTCGTCCAGTCTCACGTGCCGGAGGTAACCGAACTCTTCACTCTGCTGGGGATGGTGACACCTCTCAGTTGGCTGCTCCGGGTGCCAACCTTCAAAGAAAAGGTCAAGCAGCAGCCCCAAAATGTCAATTACGGGCTGGTGGGCTACCCGGTGCTGATGACCGCCGACATCGTCCTGTACAAGGCTGAGGTGGTTCCGGTCGGCGAAGACCAATTGCCTCATCTTGAACTGGCGCGGGAGATCGTCCGGCGGTTCAACGACCAGTTTGGCGACACTTTCCCCGAACCAAAAGCCCGCATGACCACGTTCCCGATGGTGGTGGGTCTTGACGGCCGTGAGAAGATGAGCAAATCGCTGAATAACCACATCGAACTGGCCGCTACTCCTGAAGAGACAATGAAGAAGGTAATGAGCGCCGTCACCGACCCTGCAAGAATGCGGCGTACCGACGTGGGACATCCGGAAGTTTGCAATATTTACAAGCTGCAGCAAAACTTCAACCCGCAAGCCATCGATGAGATCGCTTCAGGCTGCCGGTCTGCTTCCCGCGGCTGCGTGGAATGCAAGAAGCAACTCGGAGCTTCCATCAATGAATTCCTGGCGCCCATCCGTACCCGCCGCATCGAGATCGCCAAGGACCAGGCTTATATCGATAGAGTGATGAAAGAAGGCGCCGAAAAAGCCCGGAGTATTGCCATGGTAACGATCACTGAAGTGAAGCAAAGAATGGGGTTGCTGTAA
- the purU gene encoding formyltetrahydrofolate deformylase, with protein sequence MTSVILKVTCQDKKGLIAAVSGFISQNRGNIITLDEFVDKASNTFFMRIEWDIQDFSIAREKIAPAVAHVFASGGFGGKWELVFSDTKPRMAIFASRFDHCLWDLLLRHKAGELRCDIPVVISNHEDLLPVAEFFGVPYHVVPKTSENKFQAERKEFEILEDYQIDFVVMARYMQVLSEDFLSRYENRVINIHHSFLPAFEGAKPYHQAFERGVKIIGATAHFATVNLDKGPIIHQATLPISHQDTVDDLITKGRDIEKRVLSDGVKLYIANRVFVHGHRTIIL encoded by the coding sequence ATGACTTCTGTAATACTGAAAGTCACCTGTCAGGACAAAAAGGGGCTCATCGCCGCGGTTTCCGGTTTCATATCACAGAATCGGGGCAACATCATCACGCTGGATGAATTCGTCGACAAGGCTTCCAATACTTTTTTCATGCGGATCGAGTGGGATATCCAGGATTTCTCGATCGCCCGCGAAAAAATCGCCCCGGCGGTTGCACACGTTTTCGCAAGCGGCGGTTTCGGCGGTAAATGGGAATTGGTCTTTTCCGATACCAAGCCCCGGATGGCTATCTTCGCCTCCAGGTTCGACCATTGCCTGTGGGACTTGCTGCTGAGGCATAAGGCTGGTGAACTGCGGTGCGATATCCCGGTCGTTATCTCGAACCATGAAGATCTGCTGCCTGTCGCCGAGTTCTTCGGCGTGCCATACCACGTCGTTCCCAAGACCTCCGAGAACAAGTTCCAGGCCGAGCGCAAAGAGTTCGAGATCCTCGAGGACTACCAGATCGATTTCGTCGTCATGGCCCGTTACATGCAGGTCCTCTCCGAGGATTTCCTGTCACGGTACGAGAACCGAGTTATCAATATCCATCACTCGTTTCTTCCGGCCTTCGAGGGCGCCAAGCCCTATCACCAGGCATTCGAGCGTGGAGTAAAGATTATCGGTGCAACGGCTCACTTTGCCACGGTAAATCTCGATAAAGGGCCGATCATCCACCAGGCAACGCTGCCGATCTCACACCAGGATACGGTTGACGATCTCATCACCAAGGGCCGGGATATCGAGAAGAGAGTTTTATCCGACGGGGTGAAGCTGTATATTGCCAACCGTGTCTTTGTCCACGGCCATCGCACGATCATTCTTTAA
- a CDS encoding RidA family protein — MAIQYFNPDGLNKNPVFTNVVSVLGYTKTIYIGGQDPIDASGNIVGKGDIKRQTKQVLANLETAVKAAGGIPENIVKWNIYLVQGQSLLLGFEAFQEFWGRRPNPPAVTTAIVSGLANPDFLIEMDAIAVMESNQP, encoded by the coding sequence ATGGCAATCCAGTACTTCAATCCCGACGGGCTGAATAAGAACCCTGTATTCACTAACGTTGTCTCGGTTCTCGGCTATACTAAGACGATTTATATTGGAGGCCAGGACCCGATCGACGCATCAGGAAATATCGTCGGGAAAGGCGATATCAAGCGTCAGACCAAGCAGGTTCTGGCTAATCTGGAAACGGCTGTTAAAGCCGCGGGAGGCATTCCGGAGAATATCGTTAAATGGAACATCTATCTCGTGCAGGGACAGTCTCTTCTCTTGGGTTTCGAGGCGTTCCAAGAGTTCTGGGGCAGACGGCCTAACCCGCCCGCCGTCACTACCGCCATAGTGTCTGGCCTTGCCAACCCTGACTTTTTAATCGAGATGGATGCTATCGCGGTGATGGAGTCTAATCAGCCATAA